The genomic DNA CTCAGCGACGGCGACACGTGGCTTGCGTCACTCGCTGAAGTTTTCGGGTGGGCCTTCGCCGGATGGGGTACAACTCTCTACTGGTGGGCAGGGATCCTCTACGTGATCCAAGTCCGCCGACTCGTCAAGGCGGAAACCGCAGCCGAATAACCCTGCTTCCCTACCTCACAGGGCGAGACCGACGCCGGTGGGGCGCCGGACGCCGTAGCGAAGACGGGGGAAATCGGCCAGATCGTCGTCTCTGCAAGGAGGACGCTTCCGACATGAAGGCCGTCGTGATGGCCGGGGGCGAAGGCACCAGACTTCGCCCCATGACCTCGAGCATGCCCAAGCCGCTCCTGCCGGTCGCCAACCGACCGATCATGGAGCACGTGCTGCGCCTGCTCAAAAGGCACGGGCTCACCGAGACCGTCGTAACCGTGCAGTTCCTCGCTTCGCTCGTCAAGAACTACTTCGGTGACGGCGAAGAGCTCGGGATGGAGCTCACCTACGCCCACGAGGAGAAGCCACTCGGCACCGCCGGCAGCGTCAAGAACGCCGAAGAGGCACTGAAGGACGACGCGTTCCTGGTCATCTCCGGAGACGCCCTCACCGACTTCGACCTGACCGACCTCATCGCCTTCCACAAGGAGAAGGGCGCCCTGGTCACCGTCTGCCTGACACGTGTGCCGAACCCGTTGGAGTTCGGCATCACCATCGTCGACGACGAAGGCCGCGTCGAACGGTTCCTCGAGAAGCCCACCTGGGGGCAGGTCTTCTCCGACACCGTCAACACGGGCATCTACGTCATGGAGCCCGAAGTCTTCGACTACGTCCAGCCGGACGTGCCCGTCGACTGGTCCGGCGACGTCTTCCCGCAACTGATGAAGGAAGGGAAGCCGATCTACGGCTACGTCGCCGAGGGCTACTGGGAGGACGTCGGCACCCACGAAAGCTACGTGAAGGCTCAGGCCGACGTCCTGGAAAGCAAGGTGGACGTCGAACTCGACGGCTTCGAGATCTCCCCCGGCGTCTGGGTCGCCGAAGGCGCCGAGGTACATCCCGACGCGGTTCTGCGCGGGCCTCTCTACATCGGTGACTACGCGAAGGTCGAAGCCGGCGTCGAGATCCGCGAACACACCGTCGTCGGGTCCAACGTGGTCGTGAAGAGCGGTGCCTTCCTGCACAAGGCCGTCGTTCACGACAACGTCTACATCGGGCCGCACAGCAACCTTCGCGGCTGCGTCATCGGCAAGAACACCGACATCATGCGGGCCGCCCGCATCGAGGACGGTGCCGTCATCGGCGACGAATGCCTCGTCGGTGAGGAGTCGATCGTCCAGGGGAACGTCCGGGTCTACCCCTTCAAGACGATCGAGGCCGGCGCCTTCGTCAACACCTCCGTCATCTGGGAATCCCGCGGCCAGGCCCACCTCTTCGGCGCGCGCGGCGTCTCCGGCATCCTCAACGTCGAGATCACCCCCGAACTCGCCGTCCGGCTCGCCGGCGCCTACGCCACCACCCTGAAGAAGGGTGCGACCGTCACCACGGCCCGCGACCACTCCCGAGGCGCACGGGCTCTGAAGCGGGCCGTGATCTCCGCCCTGCAGGCCAGCGCCATCGACGTACGAGACCTGGAGAACGTGCCCCTGCCGGTGGCACGCCAGCAGACCGCGCGGGGCAGCGCCGGCGGCATCATGATCCGGACCACTCCGGGCGTGCCGGACTCCGTCGACATCATGTTCTTCGACGAGCGCGGCGCCGACCTGTCCCAGGCCGGGCAGCGGAAGCTCGACCGCGTCTACGCACGCCAGGAGTACCGGAGGGCCTTCCCCGGCGAGATCGGCGACCTCAGCTTCCCGTCGAGCGTCTTCGACCAGTACACCGGCGCCCTCCTGCGCAGCGTCGACACCACCGGCGTCGCCGAAGCGGGACTCAAGATCGTCGTCGACGCCTCCAACGGCAGCGCGGGGCTCGTCCTGCCGAGCCTCCTCGGGCGACTCGGCGTCGACTCGCTGACGATCAACCCCGGCCTCGACGAGTCGAGGCCCACCGAGTCGGCCGAATCCCGCCGGGCCGGGCTCGTGCGGCTCGGTGAGATCGTGTCGTCCGCACGGGCCGCGTTCGGTGTGCGGTTCGACACCGTCGGCGAACGACTGTCGCTCGTCGACGAACGCGGTCGGATCATCGAGGACGATCGGGCGCTGCTCGTCTTGCTCGACCTGGTCGCGGCCGAACGGCGCAGCGGCCGGGTCGCCCTGCCCGTCACGACCACCCGGATCGCCGAGCAGGTGGCCGCGTACCACGGCACCCAGGTCGACTGGACGACCACCTCACCGGACGACCTGACCCGGGTCGGGCGCGAGGAGTCCACCATCTTCGGCGGCGACGGCCGGGGCGGGTTCATCGTCCCCGAGTTCAGCAGCGTCTTCGACGGCACCGCCGCGTTCGTGCGCCTCATCGGCCTGGTCGCGCGCACCCAGCTCACCCTCAGCCAGATCGACGCGCGCATCCCCCGCGCCCATGTGCTGCGGCGGGACCTGGCCACGCCGTGGGCCGTCAAGGGACTGGTGATGCGGCGGGTCGTCGAAGCCGCCGGCGACCGGCACGTGGACACCACCGACGGAGTGAGGGTTGTGGAGGCGGACGGCCGGTGGGTGCTCGTCCTGCCCGATCCGGCCGAGGCCGTCACCCACCTGTGGGCGGAAGGCCCCGACGACGAATCCGCCCGGGCGCTCCTCGACGAGTGGGCCGCGGTGGTGGAGGGCGCCGGGCGGTAGCGCCCGGGCCGGCCGAAGGGCCGGTGTGCCGGACCGATCGTACGACCGTGTCCGGCACACCGGTGGGGCCATTCGGCGGTAGTCGCTGCGACGTGCGACGATGTGCGGCATGTCGCAGCAACCCCCCGTTCGGAGCACCGGATCCCCGCCTCCGCGTCCCGACGCGTCGATGTCGCTGCTGACCAATGTGATGGACCACGCGCTCGATGACGGGTACGCGGAGGCGGCCGCCCGCCGGGCCGCCGAGGGCGGCGGTCCGCCCCGTACGCTGAGGGCCAGGCTGGGCCTCGCGGCCGGGCTCGTCCTCGCGGCGGCCGTCGTCACGCTCGGTGCCGCCCAGACACGGGTGTCGGCGCCCGTGGTGGCCAAGGAGCGTGAGGAACTCATCGACCGCATCCAGGCCGAGACGGCTGCTGTGGACGGTCTGGAGGAGGGCATCGAGCAACTGCGCGGTGAGGTCGGGGAGCGGCAGCGCGCGGCGCTCCAGGAGCACGGCGGTGACCGCGGTGCCCTCGTGGCGCTGCTCTCGGGCGCGACCGAGGTGACCGGACCCGGGGTCAAGCTCGTCGTCGACGACGCGAAGGGTGCCGCGGAGGGCGGCGGGGGTCCGCGCGGGGACAGCGGCTTCGCCGACACCGGCCGGGTGCGCGACCGGGACATGCAGCGGATCGTGAACGGACTGTGGCAGTCCGGGGCGGAGGCCATCGCGATCAACGGCCAGCGGCTGACCGCCCTGTCCGCGATCAGGGCGGCCGGTGACGCCATACTGGTCGACAACAAGCCGCTCGTACCGCCGTACACGGTACTCGCGGTCGGGGACCGCAAACGGCTCGGCGCCCGCTTCCAGGACAGCGCGGACGGCCGCTACCTGCACGCGCTGAAGGAGAACTTCGGCATCCGCAGCAGCGTCTCCGCCCAGGACCGGGTCGGCCTGCCGGCGGCGGCGAGCCTGATCGTACGTACAGCACAGCCGAGGACCTCCGGAGCCGGTACGGGTGACGGGCAGGGCGCGGCCGACACAGGGAAGGGCACATCGTGATCGCCGTACTGGGCCTCGTCGTGGGAGTCGCGGTCGGACTGTTGATCCGGCCCGAGGTGCCGGCGGTGGTCGAGCCCTACCTGCCGATCGCCGTCGTCGCCGCGCTGGACGCGGTCTTCGGCGGGCTGCGGGCCATGCTCGACGGGATCTTCGTCGACAAGGTCTTCGTGGTCTCCTTCCTGTCGAACGTCGTCGTGGCCGCGCTGATCGTGTTCCTCGGCGACGAGCTGGGCGTCGGGGCGCAGTTGTCCACGGGTGTCGTGGTCGTCCTCGGCATCAGGATCTTCTCCAACGCGGCCGCCATCCGGCGGCACGTGTTCCGGGCGTGAGGCCGATGAGCAACGAGGACCACACCCCTCACGGGCCGCGGCGGCCGGAGGCGGCGGAGACGGAGGCCGCGGGGACGACCGGTCGGCAGCGGCTGATCGCCGGGTTGTGGCCGCCGAGGGTCACCCGCGCGCAACTCGTCGTCGCGCTGCTGCTGTTCGGCCTCGGTCTGGGGCTCGCCATCCAGGTGCGCTCCACCAGCGACGACAGCGCGCTGCGCGGTGCCCGCCAGGAGGACCTGATCCGCATCCTGGACGAGTTGGACGACCGCAGTCAGCGGCTCGAGGACGAGAAGACCCGGCTGGAGGCGCAGCGGCGGGAGCTGGAGAACAGCTCCGACCAGGCCGAGGAGGCCCGCAGGCAGACCCAGGAGAGGGCGCGTCAACTGGGCGTCCTGGCCGGGACCGTGGCGGCGGAGGGCCCCGGCATCACGTTCACCGTCGAGGACCCGCTCACGGCGGTCGAGCCGGACAAGCTGCTCGACACGATCCAGGAGCTGCGCGCCGCCGGCGCCGAGGCCATCCAGGTCAACGGCGTGCGGGTCGTCGCGGACTCGTACTTCTCCGGAGAGGCCGGGGCCGTCGAGGTGGACGGGCGGAGGATCACTCCGCCGTACGGCTTCCGCGTCATCGGCAGGCCTCAGGACCTGGAGCCCGCGCTCAACATTCCCGGCGGGATCGTGCAGACCCTGGAGAAGGAGCAGGCCAAGGCCACCGTGACCCGCTCGGAGAAGATCGTCGTCGACGCCTTGCGGCCGGCGAAGCGGCCTGACTACGCTCGGTCGTCATCGCGGTGAGGCCGGGACGTGTGGGAGCCGTGCGGCGGGGGAACGTCCGAGGGGCCGGACCGGACGGGGGAGGCGGGACGGGAACCGCTCCCGTGGCCGGAGGGCCGCGGAGGCGTCGGACGGCCGGTCGTCCGGGTAGGGAGGTTGCGGGGGGTCGCCGTATCAAAAGCGCGGTACGTGGTGGAAACTGTCCGGAGGATACGGACGTTGTGCAGGTGTCCGGGTCGGCAGGTGTGTTCATGCGGAGTTCGTCCTGCCCCACGGGCGGGTCTGTTTCGTTCAAGGGGAATCGCCCGTGAAGTTGTTTGCGAAGTTGTTCGGCAAGAGCGCACGCGAGGACGGCGGCAACGCCGGGCGCCGCGCGCCGCAGCACGGCCAGAGCGAGGAGCAGGACGCCGGGCGTCCGCTCTTCCGCGACGAGGTCGCCGCCGGTCTGGGCGGTGACGCCGCGGGCGGGCGGGGCGCGTCCTCCGTTGACCCTGCCGGTTCCGGCCCCATAGGTTCCGACCCGTACGCGACCAGCGTCCACGCGGCCGGGCCGCGGCAGGAGGATGGGGCCATGCCGGTGTGTACGCGGTGCGGACACCGCAATGCCGAGGCGAGTCGGTTCTGCTCCCACTGCGGGGCACCGCTGCGGGGCGGCGCCCCCGCGGAGCGCGCGTCGGAGACGACGTCGACGATCTCCATCTCGGGGCTCGAGGCGTACGACGGCGAGGCCACCGGCCAGGTGCCGCTGCCGTCGCTGTCGCCCGAGGCGCAGGCAGCGGTGGAGGCACTGCCGCTGGGCTCGGCGCTGCTCGTGGTGCGGCGCGGACCGAACTCGGGCAGCCGATTCCTCCTCGACGGCGACCTGACGACCGCGGGCCGCCACCCCCAGAGCGACATCTTCCTGGACGACGTGACCGTGTCCCGTCGCCACGTGGAGTTCCGCAGGGCGGCTGACGGCAGTTTCACCGTCGCGGACGTCGGCAGCCTCAACGGCACCTACGTCAACCGCGAGCCGATCGACGCCGTCCAGCTCACCAACGGTGACGAGGTGCAGATCGGCAAGTACCGACTGGTCTTCTACACGAGCCAGCGGGGCGTCTGAGCCTCTCCCAGGCGCTGTCTGGGGAACGGGGAAGGTCCATGCGGCGAACACCGACGGGCGGTGCCGGCCACGGCACCGCCGACTCGGGTGGCCGGCTGGTGAGCATCGGTACGGTCCTCAACCAGCTGCGGGAGGAGTTCCCCGAGGTCACCATCTCCAAGATCCGCTTTCTGGAGGCGGAGGGACTGGTCGAGCCGCAGCGGACGGCGTCCGGGTACCGGAAGTTCAGCCCGGGCGACGTGGAGCGGTTGGCGCTGATCCTCCGGATGCAGCGGGACCACTACCTGCCGCTGAGGGTCATCCGGGAGCACCTGGACGCCCTGGCCCGAGGCGAGCGGGTCGCCCCGCCGGTCCGGGGGCCGCGCGGCGGGCCGCCGGACGGCGGCAGCCCCTGGGAGCCGGACGAGGAGCTCGGCGCCGCCGCGCGGGTCGGCCGCGCCGAGCTCCTCGCCGCCGCGGGGGCGAGCGAGGAGGAGCTCGCCGAGTGGGAGTCGTACGGGCTGGTCGCCCCCGCCGCGGACGGCGGCTACGGGGCCGATGCGGTGACGGTCGCGAAGCTCGTCGCCGAGCTGGGCCGACACGGGCTGGAGCCCCGGCACCTGCGGGCGGTGAAGGCCGCCGCCGAGCGTGAGGCGGGGCTGGTGGAGCAGGTCGTCGCGCCGCTGCGGCGGCACCGCAACCCGCAGACCCGGGCGCACGCCGAGGCCACCGTCAGGGAGCTGGCCGCGCTGTCCGTCCGGTTGCACGCGGCCCTCGTCCGGTCGGCCCTCGGGATCCGGTTCCCCTGACCTTGGCGGAACCCGACTATCCAAACCGGTGCGGCACGTCCTAGGGTTGCTGTGTGAACGAGCTCGATGTTGTCGGTGTCCGGGTGGAAATGCCGTCCAACCAGCCGATCGTGCTCCTGCGTGAAGTGGGAGGCGAACGCTACCTCCCGATCTGGATCGGCCCCGGGGAGGCGACGGCGATCGCCTTCGCCCAGCAGGGCATGACTCCCGCCAGGCCGCTCACCCACGACCTCTTCAAGGACGTGCTCGAAGCCGTCGGCCAGGAACTGACCGAGGTCCGGATCACGGACCTCCGCGAAGGGGTCTTCTACGCGGAGCTGGTCTTCGCCAGCGGCGTCGAGGTCAGCGCCCGGCCCTCCGACGCCATAGCGCTGGCGCTGCGCACGGGAACGCCGATCTTCGGCAGCGACGGCGTCCTCGACGACGCCGGGATCGCGATCCCGGACGAGCAGGAGGACGAGGTGGAGAAGTTCCGCGAGTTCCTGGACCAGATCTCCCCCGAGGACTTCGGCACCGGCAACCAGTGACCGCGGCCGGGCCGTGGTCGGGGCGCGCGGGGGCGGCGTGCTCCTGGGCCCGGGGCGCGCCCACCGTGTTCCGCGGCGCATTCGAGTAGCGTTTCCCGGAGGCGGGACACGTCAAACCGCTCTCGGGGTGATTATCACCCGGCGTGGCGAGTGTGGCGATCGTTGACGCGCCTTTGGGGACTGCCTACCGTCGATGTGGCAGGTCGAGGACGGAGGGTCGGCGTGACGAGCAGCGGCGACGGTACGGCAGGGGGTCCCCCGGACGGAGTCCGGCGGAGGGCGGGCCGTATCCGCTTCACGGAAGTGCGGCCGAGCCGGCGACCGGCGTCGTCGGGTACCGGGGCCCCACGGCGTGCGCGGCCGCCGGCATCACGTACCGGCAGCTCGACTACTGGGCCCGCACGGGGCTGGTCGAGCCGAGTGTCCGGCCCGCCCACGGGTCGGGGACGCAGCGCCTGTACAGCTTCCGCGACGTCGTCGTCCTGAAGATCGTCAAACGGTTCCTGGACACCGGTGTCGCCCTGCAGAACATCCGGGCCGCCGTGCAGCACCTGCGCGGCAGGGGCCTGCCCGACCTGGAGCGCATGACGCTGATGAGCGACGGCGCGACGGTGTACGAGTGCTCGTCGCCCGACGAGGTCGTGGACCTGCTCCAAGGCGGACAGGGAATCTTCGGGATCGCGGTCGGCGTGGTGTGGCGGGACGTCGAGGCGGCGCTGTCGCAACTGCACGGCGAACGGGTGGACACCGGCGAGACGCTCGTCGGGTACGACCCGGCCGACGAACTGGCCCGCCGCAGGCGCGACCGGGCCGTCTGAGAGGTGTGCCCCCCGCCGTCCGCGCGGGGCGCCTGTCGGTGTCGTGGGGCAGCATCGGGGTGTGAGAGCCGCGCCGACCATCCTGCACCTGGACATGGACGCGTTCTTCGCCGCCGTCGAGCAGGCGGCGAAGCCCAGTCTGCGAGGGAAGCCCGTGATCGTGGGCGGCCTGGGACCGCGCGGGGTCGTCGCGACCGCGTCGTACGAGGCACGGCGGTTCGGCGTGCGGTCGGCGATGCCCATGACGCAGGCCAGGCGGCTGGCGCCGAACGCCGCCTACCTGGTG from Streptomyces sp. MRC013 includes the following:
- a CDS encoding MerR family transcriptional regulator translates to MGTAYRRCGRSRTEGRRDEQRRRYGRGSPGRSPAEGGPYPLHGSAAEPATGVVGYRGPTACAAAGITYRQLDYWARTGLVEPSVRPAHGSGTQRLYSFRDVVVLKIVKRFLDTGVALQNIRAAVQHLRGRGLPDLERMTLMSDGATVYECSSPDEVVDLLQGGQGIFGIAVGVVWRDVEAALSQLHGERVDTGETLVGYDPADELARRRRDRAV
- a CDS encoding mannose-1-phosphate guanyltransferase translates to MKAVVMAGGEGTRLRPMTSSMPKPLLPVANRPIMEHVLRLLKRHGLTETVVTVQFLASLVKNYFGDGEELGMELTYAHEEKPLGTAGSVKNAEEALKDDAFLVISGDALTDFDLTDLIAFHKEKGALVTVCLTRVPNPLEFGITIVDDEGRVERFLEKPTWGQVFSDTVNTGIYVMEPEVFDYVQPDVPVDWSGDVFPQLMKEGKPIYGYVAEGYWEDVGTHESYVKAQADVLESKVDVELDGFEISPGVWVAEGAEVHPDAVLRGPLYIGDYAKVEAGVEIREHTVVGSNVVVKSGAFLHKAVVHDNVYIGPHSNLRGCVIGKNTDIMRAARIEDGAVIGDECLVGEESIVQGNVRVYPFKTIEAGAFVNTSVIWESRGQAHLFGARGVSGILNVEITPELAVRLAGAYATTLKKGATVTTARDHSRGARALKRAVISALQASAIDVRDLENVPLPVARQQTARGSAGGIMIRTTPGVPDSVDIMFFDERGADLSQAGQRKLDRVYARQEYRRAFPGEIGDLSFPSSVFDQYTGALLRSVDTTGVAEAGLKIVVDASNGSAGLVLPSLLGRLGVDSLTINPGLDESRPTESAESRRAGLVRLGEIVSSARAAFGVRFDTVGERLSLVDERGRIIEDDRALLVLLDLVAAERRSGRVALPVTTTRIAEQVAAYHGTQVDWTTTSPDDLTRVGREESTIFGGDGRGGFIVPEFSSVFDGTAAFVRLIGLVARTQLTLSQIDARIPRAHVLRRDLATPWAVKGLVMRRVVEAAGDRHVDTTDGVRVVEADGRWVLVLPDPAEAVTHLWAEGPDDESARALLDEWAAVVEGAGR
- a CDS encoding DUF881 domain-containing protein, which translates into the protein MSNEDHTPHGPRRPEAAETEAAGTTGRQRLIAGLWPPRVTRAQLVVALLLFGLGLGLAIQVRSTSDDSALRGARQEDLIRILDELDDRSQRLEDEKTRLEAQRRELENSSDQAEEARRQTQERARQLGVLAGTVAAEGPGITFTVEDPLTAVEPDKLLDTIQELRAAGAEAIQVNGVRVVADSYFSGEAGAVEVDGRRITPPYGFRVIGRPQDLEPALNIPGGIVQTLEKEQAKATVTRSEKIVVDALRPAKRPDYARSSSR
- a CDS encoding FHA domain-containing protein, whose product is MKLFAKLFGKSAREDGGNAGRRAPQHGQSEEQDAGRPLFRDEVAAGLGGDAAGGRGASSVDPAGSGPIGSDPYATSVHAAGPRQEDGAMPVCTRCGHRNAEASRFCSHCGAPLRGGAPAERASETTSTISISGLEAYDGEATGQVPLPSLSPEAQAAVEALPLGSALLVVRRGPNSGSRFLLDGDLTTAGRHPQSDIFLDDVTVSRRHVEFRRAADGSFTVADVGSLNGTYVNREPIDAVQLTNGDEVQIGKYRLVFYTSQRGV
- a CDS encoding bifunctional nuclease family protein, giving the protein MNELDVVGVRVEMPSNQPIVLLREVGGERYLPIWIGPGEATAIAFAQQGMTPARPLTHDLFKDVLEAVGQELTEVRITDLREGVFYAELVFASGVEVSARPSDAIALALRTGTPIFGSDGVLDDAGIAIPDEQEDEVEKFREFLDQISPEDFGTGNQ
- a CDS encoding MerR family transcriptional regulator is translated as MRRTPTGGAGHGTADSGGRLVSIGTVLNQLREEFPEVTISKIRFLEAEGLVEPQRTASGYRKFSPGDVERLALILRMQRDHYLPLRVIREHLDALARGERVAPPVRGPRGGPPDGGSPWEPDEELGAAARVGRAELLAAAGASEEELAEWESYGLVAPAADGGYGADAVTVAKLVAELGRHGLEPRHLRAVKAAAEREAGLVEQVVAPLRRHRNPQTRAHAEATVRELAALSVRLHAALVRSALGIRFP
- a CDS encoding DUF881 domain-containing protein; the protein is MSQQPPVRSTGSPPPRPDASMSLLTNVMDHALDDGYAEAAARRAAEGGGPPRTLRARLGLAAGLVLAAAVVTLGAAQTRVSAPVVAKEREELIDRIQAETAAVDGLEEGIEQLRGEVGERQRAALQEHGGDRGALVALLSGATEVTGPGVKLVVDDAKGAAEGGGGPRGDSGFADTGRVRDRDMQRIVNGLWQSGAEAIAINGQRLTALSAIRAAGDAILVDNKPLVPPYTVLAVGDRKRLGARFQDSADGRYLHALKENFGIRSSVSAQDRVGLPAAASLIVRTAQPRTSGAGTGDGQGAADTGKGTS
- a CDS encoding small basic family protein → MIAVLGLVVGVAVGLLIRPEVPAVVEPYLPIAVVAALDAVFGGLRAMLDGIFVDKVFVVSFLSNVVVAALIVFLGDELGVGAQLSTGVVVVLGIRIFSNAAAIRRHVFRA